In Amycolatopsis methanolica 239, a single genomic region encodes these proteins:
- a CDS encoding ABC transporter ATP-binding protein encodes MTSFDSQTTADPVLSVEDLTVQFPSDDGLVQAVRGVSYQLGRGEVLGVVGESGSGKSVTSLAIMGLLPRSARVEGTINFKGRNLLELSEKQMTRVRGSGIAMVFQDPMTSLNPVYPVGDQIAEAITAHHDVRKDVARKQAVELLDLVRIPNPQQRATEYPHQLSGGMRQRVVIAIAIANRPEVIIADEPTTALDVTVQAQVLDALQAAKQETGAAMVLITHDLGVIAGQADRVQVMYAGKVVEAGTVDDIFYTPRMPYTLGLLGSLPRLDIKTDRLTPIAGSPPSVVNMPPGCPFSPRCPMAQDICDQEEPVLAPTTDGLHKAACHFSDQLAGREATDLFNPTSVDDVDAVAAVTPGEKTE; translated from the coding sequence ATGACCTCGTTCGACTCCCAGACGACGGCCGACCCCGTCCTCTCGGTGGAGGACCTCACCGTCCAGTTCCCCAGCGACGACGGCCTGGTGCAGGCCGTGCGCGGTGTGAGCTACCAGCTCGGCCGCGGTGAGGTGCTGGGTGTCGTCGGTGAATCCGGCTCCGGCAAGTCGGTGACCTCGCTGGCGATCATGGGCCTGCTGCCCCGCTCGGCGCGCGTCGAGGGCACGATCAACTTCAAGGGCCGCAACCTGCTGGAGCTGTCCGAGAAGCAGATGACGCGCGTCCGCGGCAGCGGCATCGCGATGGTCTTCCAGGACCCGATGACGTCGCTGAACCCGGTCTACCCGGTGGGCGACCAGATCGCCGAGGCCATCACCGCGCACCACGACGTGCGCAAGGACGTGGCCCGCAAGCAGGCCGTGGAGCTGCTGGACCTGGTGCGCATCCCGAACCCGCAGCAGCGGGCCACGGAGTACCCGCACCAGCTCTCCGGCGGTATGCGGCAGCGCGTGGTGATCGCGATCGCGATCGCCAACCGGCCCGAGGTGATCATCGCCGACGAGCCGACGACCGCGCTGGACGTGACCGTGCAGGCGCAGGTGCTGGACGCGCTGCAGGCGGCGAAGCAGGAGACCGGCGCCGCGATGGTGCTGATCACCCACGACCTCGGCGTCATCGCCGGGCAGGCCGACCGGGTGCAGGTCATGTACGCGGGCAAGGTGGTCGAGGCAGGCACGGTCGATGACATCTTCTACACCCCGCGCATGCCCTACACGCTGGGCCTGCTCGGCAGCCTGCCGCGACTGGACATCAAGACCGACCGGCTCACCCCGATCGCGGGCTCGCCGCCCTCGGTGGTCAACATGCCGCCGGGCTGCCCGTTCAGCCCGCGCTGCCCGATGGCGCAGGACATCTGCGACCAGGAGGAGCCGGTGCTCGCGCCGACCACCGACGGTCTGCACAAGGCGGCCTGCCACTTCAGCGACCAGCTGGCCGGCCGCGAAGCCACTGATCTGTTCAACCCCACCTCGGTCGACGACGTCGACGCGGTGGCCGCGGTGACCCCCGGGGAGAAGACCGAATGA
- a CDS encoding ABC transporter permease, which yields MPEPSTTETTATAQLQDSPKGTVEREFTVQERGQFQLVLRRFLQHRLAVASLILLIVIVLLAYVGGWLWKYGPEDITPDNSEAPSLAHPFGTDAVGKDMLAQVLRGTQISLQISVLVAIFSTVVGTIWGAVAGYYRGWIDTVLMRIADLVLTLPLLAVAAVLGHNAGGSWWLIAVVIAGLYWAYVSRVARGVVLSLREKEFIEAARALGAGDARIIFRHLVPNALGSVIVNATILVSIGILLETALSFLGFGVRPPDTSLGLLVSSAQTAVDTRPWLFYFPGLFIILIALTINFIGDGLRDAFDPQQTKVRA from the coding sequence ATGCCTGAGCCTTCGACCACCGAAACCACCGCGACGGCCCAGCTGCAGGACAGCCCCAAGGGCACCGTCGAGCGCGAGTTCACCGTCCAGGAGCGCGGCCAGTTCCAGCTGGTCCTGCGCCGGTTCCTGCAGCACCGGCTCGCCGTGGCGAGCCTGATCCTGCTGATCGTGATCGTGCTGCTGGCCTACGTCGGCGGCTGGCTCTGGAAGTACGGGCCCGAGGACATCACGCCGGACAACTCCGAGGCGCCGTCGCTGGCGCACCCGTTCGGCACCGACGCGGTCGGCAAGGACATGCTGGCCCAGGTGCTCCGCGGCACCCAGATCTCGCTGCAGATCTCCGTGCTGGTCGCGATCTTCTCCACGGTGGTCGGCACGATCTGGGGCGCGGTCGCCGGCTACTACCGCGGGTGGATCGACACGGTCCTGATGCGCATCGCCGACCTGGTGCTAACCCTGCCGCTGCTGGCCGTCGCCGCCGTCCTCGGCCACAACGCGGGTGGCAGCTGGTGGCTGATCGCAGTCGTGATCGCCGGCCTGTACTGGGCCTACGTGTCCCGTGTCGCGCGCGGTGTGGTGCTGTCGCTGCGGGAGAAGGAGTTCATCGAGGCGGCCCGCGCGCTCGGCGCCGGTGACGCGCGGATCATCTTCCGGCACCTGGTGCCCAACGCGCTCGGCTCGGTGATCGTGAACGCGACGATCCTGGTGTCCATCGGCATCCTGCTGGAGACCGCGCTGTCGTTCCTCGGCTTCGGTGTGCGACCGCCGGACACCTCGCTCGGCCTGCTGGTGAGCAGCGCGCAGACGGCGGTCGACACCCGCCCGTGGCTGTTCTACTTCCCGGGCCTGTTCATCATCCTGATCGCGCTGACGATCAACTTCATCGGGGACGGGCTCCGCGACGCGTTCGACCCCCAGCAGACGAAGGTGCGCGCATGA